CCTCGAAAAAGTGAAGCAAAATCGAACTACTCGTGAAGAGATCGTCGGGAAAGTTCGAAACGCGTCCAAGACATGGGGATTCTTTCAAGTACTTAACCATGGGATACCAATGAATGTCATGGAGGAAATGAAGGACGGTGCACGTAGGTTCTTCGAGCAAGACGTGGAGTCTAAAAGCCGGTTCTTCTCTCGGGATTACACGAAACGAGTGGTTTACAATTCGAATTTTGATCTTTATAGCGCACCGGCAGCTAAATGGAGAGATACAGTAGTGTGTTCCATGGCTCCTGATCCTCCCAAACCAGAAGAATTGCCTGCAGTTTTCAGGTACATGAAAATGTTCCTATGACTCGTCATTTTTCTTAAACGGACATGACATAACATGATTGTATTCAATTTGCAGGGATATAATGCTTGAATACTCGAAACAAGTAATGAATTTGGGGTATTTGCTGTTTGAATTACTGTCTGAAGCTCTTGGTCTGAACCCTGATTACCTAAAAGACATAGATTGTGCTAAGGGACTGGTCATGTTATCCCATTACTATCCGATCTGTCCGCAACCAGAACTGACTCTCGGTTCAAGCAAGCATGCAGACAATGGCTTCCTCACTATTCTCCTACAAGACAATGTTGGTGGTCTCCAAGTACTTCATCAAAATCAATGGATTAATGTACCCCCAACTCCTGGGGCACTAGTCATTAACATTGGAGATCTTTTACAGGCAAGTTAATCTCGTtctgactcttcatttttcttaaaacgtGTTCATATTCAACACCGTGACGCCATCCCCTCCCCTCTTTTTGTCCTTCAGCTTATATCAAATGACAGATTTACAAGTGTGGACCATAGAGTAGTAACAAATTCAGCAAGTCCAAGAGTATCAGTGGCAAGCTTTTTCACTACTGCTCTTGTACCAGATACAAGATTATATGGACCTATTAAGGAGTTGCTATCACAAAACAACCCTCCAAAATACAAGGAAACTACTGTTAAAGACTTTATTACATACTTCAACTCAAAAGGTCTTAGTGGTACTTCACCATTACCACATTTCAAGCTCTCTAAACCTAGCCATGGAGATAAATGATGTTTAATTgtaatcttattttataaaCCTAAGCTATGTGTGCAATAATTTATGTGAATGTTGAAATGATGGGTTTACTATAAAGTTGAATTTTCATCAATCACTGAATGCtttattttttgactttttccatTTGCTGATAATTGCTCTGAGGAAGAGCGTTCTAATGGCGAAACCAAAGCCCGAATATGACCGAATTAGTGAACTGAAAGCTTTTGATGAAACAAAAGCTGGTGTTAAAGGACTTGTTGATTCTGGAATTAAACATGTTCCTCGGATGTTCCATTACAGACCAGATAAGTTAGACAAGAACTCATCTGTTTCTAATGGTATCCATGTTAGTATTCCGGTTATTGACCTCGAAGGAGTGAAGGAAGATCCAGGGACTCTTCGGAACATTGTCGACAAAGTTCGAAATGCGTCAAAATCATGGGGCTTCTTCCAAGTTGTGAACCATGGGATTCCATTGAGTGTCCTGCAAGATATGAAGGATGGTGTTGTTCAGTTTTTCGAGCAAGATTTGGAGGCGAAAAAGAAGTTCTTCACTCGGGATTATAGTACAAAAAAGGTGGCCTACAACAGCAATTTCGATCTTTATAGTTCACCAGCAGCTAACTGGAGAGATACACTGTTCTGCCTTATGGCTCCTAATCCCCCCATGCCACATGAGTTGCCGGAGGTGTCCAGGTATCTTATTACATATGTGAAGTGTTTTGTCCTGGTTATGACAAAGTTACAGAACTCCGGTTACCACCCTTCCGAATCGAATAACTGGAACATGATACAAAAGAGTCCACATCACAGTGGTCCTACATAGACTTTTATTCAATTGGTTTTTTATCCACAATCAAGTGATAAATTAGAGCCATACTTATTTACGTGCCCAAGTTGGAAACCTCATAATATCTAGtggtgtatgtatgtatgtatgtatgtatgtatgtatgtatgtatgtatgtatgtatattcaaGTGTGTGTTTGTACATATGTAGGGATATAATGATGGAGTACTCAAAGCAAGTAATGCAATTGGGCTGCTTGCTACTTGAGTTACTCTCAGAAGCTCTAGGATTGCAGCCTGATCACCTAAAAGACATGGGTTGCACTCAAGGTCTCGGCATGTTATCGCATTATTACCCTGCTTGTCCACAACCAGAACTCACTCTCGGTACAACCAAGCACTCCGACAACGACTTCCTCACCGTGCTCCTACAAGACCATATTGGTGGACTCCAAATCCTTCACCAAAACCAATGGGTTGACGTACCCCCAACTCCCGGTGCACTAGTCGTTAACATTGGCGACCTTCTACAGGCAAAgctttttatcttttaagaataaCTGCATGAACCAATTAGGATAAACTTGGTTTTGCAACTAATTCGACATTCtaatgatgtttttttttttgcagctAATATCAAATGATGGTTTTAGAAGTGTGGAGCATAGGGTAGTGGCAAATTGTGTAGGACCAAGAGTATCAGTGGCCTGCTTTTTCAGTACATTTTTTTTGCCAGATTTAAGAACTTATGGACCTATTAAGGAGTTAATATCAGAAGAAAATCCTCCAAAATACAGGGAAGTCACCATGAGGGAATATGCTGGTTATTACAATGCAAAAGGCCTTGATGGTACGTCTGCCCTGCTGCATTTCAAGCTCTAAACATGGCCATGGAGTTTCCATTACTTATAGAACTTATGAACCCTttatatagcataagcattgtTGATACCATGTGTGTTGTTTCTAGTGTTCTTTGGGTGCTAAAGCTATAGTTGTTTATAATTTCTTGTTGGTGATATGTTATGatggttaaattctgctattaaaTCTCATACTTTATGTATTTTGTGGATTTAATACttgtgtttaaatttgattatttcagtccctatatttttagaattttaagattttagttttaattaaatgataactattaaattaattaaattatgttatcttTAAAACTTAATCCGTAGTAgctaaaataaatgatttaatttaatttaatatgttatcataaaattattttttaataatttaattatatgattatatTAGTTGTGCTTCAAAGTTTCAAATCCATCtgatgtttaaattataatatcagTTAATAATATGGAGTTTATCCGTACATGattgatgggtgtcgaatccaccaacATAAACCTACGCCTAATTTGCGATTTCAgtagtatagggagtagggtcgatccctcagagactgggtttactgtaaattgttgctctcttgaccagatttatgtcggggcagctGTCGCGCCCAAGAAATTCGGGGGGATGAAATTTGAAGAcctgaaataaacagaaaaataacgtaaaaagtaaaagttaaaaacagaataataaaaacagtgaaataaatatgaagaaaaattaattagaataagctcaGCCTTAGGCACGgatttttcctcgtctttgaaccgatcctcgaaattagatgaactcttcttttccaataagctagttatagctaccaaggacgcctcggacaccaactcttccttgtgtaaattagttatggaacgtccaataactaacccttaccgatcgaacaaccacgaaacgtttgtgatttagaactccggcagctttgcgttctagaagagcctagctcgaaccaatacCCTCAACCGTGTGGGatatttaaatccggttactacttcccttgacggaaccaaacaacaatctccacttggcacgccaatgtgttcacagaaaaccgattagaaacgttcctttcggaattccaactgtacgtctaaccacactaaatcaaacgacatcttttttgacttaatgtTGATTTGACTCTGTGagctgacaaaatcatactcttaatccggagaagtaataagtactggaattttaggagttgaattgctcgggttcgtaactcacgagTTATGACGAGGCTAATTCCGGCataaagctgaaaatgggtttagttaACTAAGGTTTGGGACATGATGGTATTGGGCATAATTGGATAAGGTAAAAATGGGTGGAAGGATTGGTGACGTGATTGAGTATAGGGgttggaaaaatatattaaagtggggtggttgactattggaaaatgaaaagggaATTTTGAAAAAGGAATTGCAAATGGCTAAAGTTGGTGGCTGCTAGGATTTAACaaattgaaggaaaagaaactaaagaaacaacaaatGAAATCGTGacaagaagagagaaaatatattgaaagatgaaagcttaatattttgattgatgaataaatgaacaatgtagcctctatttatactagtggctttactaaattaggagccaactagtcatagaaaattaaggaaaaaaaaattattccatgatataaaataaatcccaaaataatctcccccactaagtcaacaaaattttcagctaattaatattggaaaaattctactttggccctccttctttgcttctttctttaatttggcccaattgtttcctttttcttctatttagccccaaattgcattcctgcacaaaatttaataaatatggcaaaattagtggtgtattctcataaattaaccaatttaattacataaaatatgtaactttagcatttaatcaatgATCAATGATTTAAAACCTTTTGTAtccaacaaataaataaacattttaaagtaaataacacgtgaaatataataatgaaattattaaaatattaagatataataatttttctcccaactttgcaaaaaaaattattttagctttctatttaattttcttctttttaattattgaacttgtatttttatcaaatcatcccaaaatagatggaaaaagTGGCATACACATGGATTGCCACATAGATAacatgtcaacatttaattagttttaaaaattttaaatttttaaatatttttatacttttttaaaaattaaatgctttttataattttttgaattttaaaattttaaaaagtaattaaatgatGACATGTTATCCACGTGACAATCAATGTGtatgccacatcagcaaagtgaaaaatattaactttttcatcttttttgggtgatttgaaaaaaaatcaatttgcatgggaaaagtttgatttaatgtgtaattttatacataaattttgattttgtgcaattttatatatgaaattttaatttgatctaattctcacaaattattaacacaattatttatataacatcatttaatatttatacataattatatttatccaatataaaaataaattgatatatttatttctttaaatgtgtgtgattaaatcaattaaagtttcatttgtataattacacaaatcaaaattcatgtaacaaattacacattaaattaaagtttatttataaatttgaaattgatccCTACGCGTTtagattcaataaaattaaaaacaaagtatgataaataaaattaagttcaatacaaaagcaagtAATGAATagttacatatttatataaagccTCTAATTGAAATGAAGTTAGGAGTTAATCGGACATTAATTTAATAGgacattattaaaatatttttatttttataaaataataaatattaatactaTGACAATTCAATGGAGTATTagtttaattgaataatgaataaaatagaattgcaagttattttaattgatgatgTGTTGTGCAGATTTATGTTTTCACGTTGGTTAGAGTCTCATCTAACAAgttattcatgttattttggtattaaattattgaaataaaatct
The window above is part of the Gossypium raimondii isolate GPD5lz chromosome 9, ASM2569854v1, whole genome shotgun sequence genome. Proteins encoded here:
- the LOC105800606 gene encoding 1-aminocyclopropane-1-carboxylate oxidase homolog 3, whose protein sequence is MDYSLITKSKCTDEEDPTTRKPEYDRLSKLKSFDETRAGVKGLVDSGIKHVPRMFHHQFENNSVSCGIQVSIPIIDLEKVKQNRTTREEIVGKVRNASKTWGFFQVLNHGIPMNVMEEMKDGARRFFEQDVESKSRFFSRDYTKRVVYNSNFDLYSAPAAKWRDTVVCSMAPDPPKPEELPAVFRDIMLEYSKQVMNLGYLLFELLSEALGLNPDYLKDIDCAKGLVMLSHYYPICPQPELTLGSSKHADNGFLTILLQDNVGGLQVLHQNQWINVPPTPGALVINIGDLLQLISNDRFTSVDHRVVTNSASPRVSVASFFTTALVPDTRLYGPIKELLSQNNPPKYKETTVKDFITYFNSKGLSGTSPLPHFKLSKPSHGDK
- the LOC105800607 gene encoding 1-aminocyclopropane-1-carboxylate oxidase homolog 1 — protein: MAKPKPEYDRISELKAFDETKAGVKGLVDSGIKHVPRMFHYRPDKLDKNSSVSNGIHVSIPVIDLEGVKEDPGTLRNIVDKVRNASKSWGFFQVVNHGIPLSVLQDMKDGVVQFFEQDLEAKKKFFTRDYSTKKVAYNSNFDLYSSPAANWRDTLFCLMAPNPPMPHELPEVSRDIMMEYSKQVMQLGCLLLELLSEALGLQPDHLKDMGCTQGLGMLSHYYPACPQPELTLGTTKHSDNDFLTVLLQDHIGGLQILHQNQWVDVPPTPGALVVNIGDLLQLISNDGFRSVEHRVVANCVGPRVSVACFFSTFFLPDLRTYGPIKELISEENPPKYREVTMREYAGYYNAKGLDGTSALLHFKL